The sequence TGGGCTGGGGATATGACATACATTAAGACTCGAGAGGGGTCTGTATATATGGCGGCTGTACTAGACCTATTTACTCGTAAGGTTGTTGGTTGGGGTTTTTCCAGAAACCATGATGCCGATTTGGTATGCGGCGCGCTGAAGATGTCGTTGGAATATGAAGAGGCAAAACCTGGGTGTTTGTTTCATAGTGATCAGGGCTCGGAGTACTGCTCGGACATTTATCAGGAGGCCGTAGCGAACGCAGGCATGGTTAGTAGTATGAGCCGAGCTGGTACGCCAACAGATAATGCTTTTGTAGAATCATTTTTTAAGACATTAAAGAATGAATTGGTGCATCATTGGAAGTTTAATAATATGGTCGAATGTGTCGCTAGGATTGTTGACTACGTTGAGTTTTATAATGAGGATAGATTACACTCTAGCCTCAATTATGTATCACCAAATACATATCAAAATATAAATGTTTAGTGTCCGTCAAAGTGGTGCAAGTCTATACCTCCACTACGGCCGTTGCTAACGGCGTTAGGCTTAAGTATGAAAAAAGTATTACTTTGCGTCTTATCTTTAGTATTTATATCAGGGTGTTCAGGGCTGGTACGTCAATCTGGTATGGTTCCGATTCCGAGTGAACCTTGGAAAAAGGTGAGCGGTGTTGGTGTCGAGACAAGTTGCGGCGATCTAGGTGTTTCTGTTGGTTATATTTCTTATTCTGACTTAGCTATTATTGGCCCGCTAATTCCGATTGTACCGATAGGAAGATCAGATGGTGGCTCCATCTACGTAATGCTAGAAAATGAAAGTATTTGCCCATTGATACAAACAGGGAACGGTAAATTTAAAGCTACGGCCAATAAATCGACTCTTGTTTGCCACTACAAAATTGGAAAACTGGGTGTGGATCGAGAGGTTCGTTTAGTTTTTAACGAAGGTGTTAAATGTAGTCTTCCTCCAATTGAATATGAGGAAAAAATCCGATGGTTTTACACTCCGTTGTTGTCAGCCTAACAATACGGTAAACCAGACGTAAATTTCGGTGCGCCTTTTGGGTGGCTGCGCCACTTTACCCAAAAGCCACCCCAAAATTTACGCTGGTTACCTCGGCGTTATGTGGCCAAGGTATGAGATATATATTTTTAGCATCAATTTTATTTTCTCAATCGGCGATAGCTTGCCTATGCAATAATGAAGTGGTTTTTTATACGGGTGCTAAGGCTATTGAAGCCAAGTATCCAGAGTATAAAATTACTCGAGAAGAGTATGAGGCCGTTGAATTAGACAAGAAGTGGATGGTTCTTAGGAAAGAGCATGTATATAAAGAAAACCCAAGAGAATATCCAAGGGCATTCATATCAAAAGAGGGCTGCAAACTTGATAAAGTATTTTGGTCTAAGTAAGCACATAACAAGTTTAGCCAGCATCGCCCCTTCGGGGCTGGACCTCCGTTTCGGCGCTTCGCGCCTACACTGCGGCCGCTGCTAAAGGCGTTAGGTGCATGCCAGCATCACCCCAAAGATAAGGAAATTAGTAGAATGAGCGATAGAAAAGACACTCCAAAAAACTGCCCAGCATGCAAGGGCAGTTTCGTTACCGAAACACTATATAGCTGGATTTGTGCTGATTGTGGTGCAACCAAAGAGAATCCTACTAGCAGAGAAAAGAAATAATTTATGCCTCGCACTCAGCGAAAGCTATTAAATAGTAGCGATCTCAAGACCCTATATAGGGTTACAAGTCCGAAGCTTTCTGAAAAGCCAAAACTTCTTATGGTTATCCGTCAGGCCGGTAAAGATTGGGCTGTAGAAAACGCCCATTCCTTGCGGGGGTATCGTGGTTGTCAAACTAATCTAGAGTCACGAGTCAGGCAATATGAGTCAAATGGCTATTGGCCAGCTCAATGTGACCTTGGCATCGGCATATTTGAGGGTGAGCAACTTACCCAGGTACTAATGGCCACAGATTTAGGCCGTAAGCCCGTTAAAGATCATCAGCCAACTTTACCGCTAGATAATATTCTGGGTGCTATGGGGTTAACACGAAGTGATGTGCAGAAATAAACAAAAGCACCTAACAAGTTTAGTCATGCGACATTTATTCCGTCGCTTTTTTTGTGCTTTGATAGCACAAAAAAATCAACTACATAAATGCGCCTGCTAAAGGCGTTAGCTTTCATAAATATCGGAGAAATTAAATGGCAATAGAATTTAGTGAAATAGTAGTGCCAGTCATTAGTTCTGTTGTTACAGTGATTTTCGTGTTTTATATAAAGGGGTTTTTAAGCGACAGAAGCGCTTACTCTAAGTTACGAAAAAAGCTCGAGAATGTTGCAGGAAAGAATGCCACAATTGTTTACGCTGGGGCGGGCGATATAGGCGGTACACTGTACAAAATTATTGAGATTGGCAAGGAAGGTATTACAATTGAAAATCCGGTTCATAAAATATTTCTTCCTGTATCGCAAGTGCTTAGATTACCAATGGTTCTACCGGTGGATGACTATAAAACCATAAAGGAAGATTATGAAAAGGAGCAGCTAGAAAAAGTCAGCGGCGCTTTGTTTGACCCGCTGTTTGAAAAATTGGAAGAAAGTTTTGAGCAAAATGTAACGCAGCCAGGAAGTGAGATCGGTGCGAGCATAGAAGTCAAGGTTATTAATATCCTAGAAGAAAAAGGTCTTCTCATTGCTGCACCAAGCGAAAAGTAAAAAAGCTAACAAGTGTAGTCACCTGACACAAATTGCTACGCGCCTTTTTGTGTTTTCGCTACGCTCAATTATACACAAACGGCACTTCACAATTTGTGCAGGTGCTACAGGCGTTATGTTTTTTGAGGAGTAATTCGTATCAACTTTGATGAGGTGATCTTTAGAAAATCCATTTCGGCTAAATCTATCGTTGAGTTAGTTGAAAATTTGAATGGTTTTCTTCGTAATCCTTGCTCTATTGAAGAGGATGAAAACGGAAATTCGTTCATTCTTGAGCAACGTCAGCTTTTCGATACAATTGATGCGGTTAAAGTTGAACTGTATGCCAAAGAGCATGCACCGCCACATTTTCATATTAAGGGTAACGATGTTGACGCCTCGTTTACAATCGAAGATTGTAAGTTGTTACAAGGCAAGGCACCAAATAAAGTAGTTAAAAAGGTCAAGTATTGGCACAAGTATGCTCGACCAAAACTCATAGAATTTTGGAATGAAACTAGGCCTTATGACTGTCCAGTTGGCCCAATCAAAACATAACAAACAAATCATGGCGCAGCGAAGCTGCTGGGACCTCCGTTCCGTCGCTTCGCGCCTACACTACGGCCCCATATTTGGGCGTTATGTGTCCAACAGGAGTTACGCTTGATCGAATATTTTGGGTGGTTAAGTACAAGTTATTTGATTGATGAGTCTGAAATGTTGGCTTCGATAAAATCTATCCAAGGTGAATTTCCTGCCTCGGTATCCTATGTTGAAGGTATGAGCCATATTTCGTTTAGCGCTAACCCTATTAATGGAGAGGTTGTTCTAAACAACTTGGTTGTATTTATATCTGGTTTAGAGGTGAAGTTTTCTGGGTGCATTTATATTAATAACCCAAATTTAAATCAGTATGAGTATTTTGAAGTAATAAAGATCGTGGAAGATCGTGCAACAAGAATTCAGGACAGAAATTTTACAAAACAGGAAGCAATGAGTATATTTGGTGTAAATACTTAAATTATCAAGCGAAGTGTATCAG is a genomic window of Teredinibacter purpureus containing:
- a CDS encoding IS3 family transposase, with the translated sequence MEENRGAHKVVRMCEYLDVSTTGYYDWRERGESSRAQYDSILVDEITKMHVGHERNYGAIRVHPYLKNLGFPCSRRRINRLMKAYSITSIYHAYRHNRASGSNSLKVDNVLAESPPAASVGRHWAGDMTYIKTREGSVYMAAVLDLFTRKVVGWGFSRNHDADLVCGALKMSLEYEEAKPGCLFHSDQGSEYCSDIYQEAVANAGMVSSMSRAGTPTDNAFVESFFKTLKNELVHHWKFNNMVECVARIVDYVEFYNEDRLHSSLNYVSPNTYQNINV
- a CDS encoding DUF4160 domain-containing protein, which encodes MIFRKSISAKSIVELVENLNGFLRNPCSIEEDENGNSFILEQRQLFDTIDAVKVELYAKEHAPPHFHIKGNDVDASFTIEDCKLLQGKAPNKVVKKVKYWHKYARPKLIEFWNETRPYDCPVGPIKT